In Collimonas arenae, a single genomic region encodes these proteins:
- a CDS encoding AGE family epimerase/isomerase gives MNMLELTVMPKDEFRNPSFLLQHVRDTMRFYHPTVIDASGGFYHFFKDDGSVYDSETRHLVSSTRFIFNYAMAYRQFGDAAYLDAVHHGVKFLREVHWDPQLKGYDWTLSWKDGRKQVTDATRHCYGLAFVLLAYAHAAMAGVSGAEKWLYETYDLLEEHFWEPHAGLYADEASADWKVQPYRGQNANMHMTEALLAAYEASGDPLFLERADTVARHITVRQAALSNGLIWEHYHQDWSVDWDYNKEDSSNIFRPWGFQPGHHTEWAKLLLILERHRPQEWLLLRAIELFDAGLDAAWDMECGGIYYGFAPDGVICDQDKYFWVQAESFAAAALLAKRTGKNRFWDWYDHIWQYSWQHFVDHQYGAWFRILTRDNRKYSDEKSPAGKTDYHTMGACYEVLSALSAEPLP, from the coding sequence ATGAACATGCTAGAACTGACCGTAATGCCCAAAGACGAATTTCGCAATCCCTCGTTCCTGCTGCAACATGTGCGCGACACCATGCGCTTCTATCATCCGACCGTAATTGACGCCTCTGGCGGCTTCTATCATTTTTTCAAAGACGACGGCAGCGTCTACGACAGCGAAACTCGTCACCTGGTCAGCAGCACCCGTTTCATCTTCAACTATGCGATGGCTTACCGTCAGTTCGGCGATGCCGCTTATCTGGATGCGGTACATCATGGCGTGAAATTCTTGCGCGAAGTGCATTGGGATCCGCAACTAAAAGGCTATGACTGGACCTTGTCATGGAAAGACGGACGCAAGCAGGTAACCGACGCAACCCGTCATTGCTATGGCCTGGCGTTCGTGCTGCTGGCGTATGCACACGCGGCGATGGCTGGCGTATCCGGCGCAGAAAAATGGTTGTACGAGACCTATGATCTGCTTGAGGAGCACTTCTGGGAGCCGCATGCTGGCTTATATGCGGACGAGGCCAGCGCCGACTGGAAAGTGCAGCCGTATCGCGGCCAGAACGCCAACATGCACATGACCGAGGCTTTGCTGGCAGCCTATGAAGCCAGCGGCGACCCGTTATTCCTGGAGCGCGCCGACACCGTGGCGCGTCATATCACCGTACGCCAGGCAGCGTTGAGCAACGGCCTGATCTGGGAACACTATCATCAGGACTGGTCGGTCGACTGGGACTACAACAAAGAAGACAGCAGCAACATCTTCCGCCCCTGGGGCTTCCAGCCCGGCCATCATACCGAGTGGGCCAAACTGCTGCTGATTCTAGAACGGCACCGACCGCAGGAATGGCTGCTGCTGCGCGCCATCGAATTGTTCGACGCCGGACTGGATGCAGCCTGGGACATGGAATGCGGCGGCATCTACTACGGCTTCGCGCCGGACGGCGTGATCTGTGATCAGGACAAGTATTTCTGGGTGCAGGCGGAGAGTTTTGCGGCTGCCGCGCTACTCGCCAAACGTACCGGCAAGAACCGCTTCTGGGATTGGTACGACCATATCTGGCAATACAGCTGGCAGCATTTTGTCGATCACCAATACGGTGCCTGGTTCCGTATCCTGACGCGCGACAACCGCAAGTATAGCGACGAAAAAAGCCCTGCCGGCAAAACCGACTATCACACCATGGGCGCATGCTACGAAGTGCTCAGCGCCTTGTCCGCTGAACCCCTGCCATGA
- a CDS encoding GH92 family glycosyl hydrolase — MNKQSCRKLAIGVLAVMLFGCGDGSNGLDGATGSAGANGATGAAGVAGINDVPGQPGAAGATGTTGATGPAGPPGPPGTSTIPPVAEVDTSQTKPLPELALTKYINPFLGTKQQPGGTHPGNTSPAATLPFGMVSFGPDTDIDHEYYSSGSGYNYDSNMINYFSMTRISGPGCRSGGTLPIMPTMLTSQLTSNSNLVMRQSSNTFDHKDESAAPGYYKVKTKDGIITELTATARSGYARFTYPDKTKAILVIDATQNNSMTGVNAQIWQDPADASGFYGKTTNKFNCGGSYDVYFYIQSGSAYAKAPRFINNTGTLILNFDLSKSAGSSAAVKVGLSYVSPANALRNLKKENAGFDFDKTKSKADAAWNTRLNTIQVDATGATNDSLTQFYTAFYHAMSGPTLFSDVDGSYIGLDKQRHQTDTYKDKNGALVRRNHYTTFSIWDTYRSLGAMHAWLFRDEAADMAQSLVNDAVQCGAFPHWADANVDDVPMEGDHAPMLLASLQAFGATRFDSATALTYMRRAAFGPTPDWPQWPACNGNPAFGRNVAGTAQGNMPDYLKLGYVAEGSDASGIHTGSITIEGANRDFAIGRFINNLNQSSVSDDDKKNATTLLLRGENWKNIFNPTTKVMAVKDVAGNWASPSQDDGYHEGTAAQYLWAIPHDLSKIVTALGGNAAAVQRLDTLFSISAKPSAPSGLTIDSSRLNGGENSNDFYMGNEPGFASPWAYNWSGTPSRAQFVLPQIMAATFSNKPEGLPGNDDVGATSGWYVWAALGLYPMIPGVPGLTMATPQFSSVTLQLADRKRLVIKRDHNAAFVKALKVNGKDWASTWLPLSTVQAGGTLDFSVADKPTSWGQTSTPPSGANGNFSQTP, encoded by the coding sequence ATGAATAAGCAGTCATGCAGGAAGCTTGCTATTGGTGTTCTCGCGGTCATGCTGTTCGGCTGTGGCGACGGTTCAAACGGTCTGGATGGTGCGACAGGAAGCGCCGGTGCGAACGGCGCCACAGGAGCTGCAGGCGTCGCTGGCATTAACGACGTTCCCGGCCAGCCTGGCGCGGCTGGAGCTACAGGAACTACAGGTGCAACCGGACCGGCCGGACCTCCTGGGCCGCCGGGAACCAGCACTATACCTCCGGTCGCGGAGGTGGATACCAGCCAGACGAAACCGCTGCCTGAACTGGCGCTGACCAAATATATCAATCCCTTCCTCGGCACCAAACAACAGCCAGGCGGCACGCATCCCGGCAACACCAGCCCGGCCGCAACGCTGCCTTTCGGCATGGTGTCGTTCGGGCCGGATACCGACATCGATCATGAGTACTATTCCAGCGGCTCCGGCTATAACTACGACAGCAACATGATCAATTATTTCAGCATGACTCGCATCAGCGGCCCGGGTTGCCGCAGCGGCGGCACCTTGCCGATCATGCCGACCATGCTGACCAGCCAGCTCACCAGCAACAGCAACCTGGTCATGCGCCAGTCCAGTAACACCTTCGACCACAAGGATGAAAGCGCGGCGCCTGGCTACTACAAGGTCAAGACCAAGGATGGCATCATCACCGAGCTGACGGCGACCGCCCGTAGCGGCTATGCCCGCTTTACCTATCCAGACAAGACCAAGGCTATCCTGGTGATCGATGCAACCCAGAACAACTCGATGACCGGCGTCAATGCACAGATCTGGCAAGATCCCGCCGATGCCAGCGGCTTCTACGGCAAGACCACCAACAAATTCAACTGTGGTGGCAGCTATGACGTGTACTTCTACATCCAGTCCGGCTCCGCCTATGCCAAGGCGCCGCGCTTCATCAACAACACCGGCACCTTGATCCTGAATTTCGATCTGTCTAAATCCGCGGGTAGCAGCGCCGCAGTCAAGGTCGGCCTGTCCTACGTCAGCCCGGCCAACGCTTTGCGCAATCTGAAAAAGGAAAACGCCGGCTTTGACTTCGATAAAACAAAAAGCAAGGCGGACGCCGCATGGAATACACGTCTTAATACAATCCAGGTGGATGCGACCGGCGCCACCAATGACTCCCTGACGCAGTTCTATACAGCGTTCTATCACGCCATGTCCGGCCCGACTTTGTTCAGCGATGTCGACGGCAGCTACATCGGCCTGGATAAGCAACGCCATCAGACCGACACCTACAAGGACAAGAACGGCGCCCTGGTGCGCCGGAACCATTACACCACCTTTTCCATCTGGGATACCTACCGTTCGCTCGGCGCCATGCACGCCTGGCTGTTCCGCGACGAAGCGGCAGACATGGCGCAATCGCTGGTGAACGACGCCGTGCAATGCGGCGCCTTCCCGCACTGGGCCGACGCCAATGTCGATGACGTGCCGATGGAAGGCGATCATGCGCCGATGCTGCTGGCCAGCCTGCAAGCCTTTGGCGCCACCCGCTTCGACAGCGCCACCGCCCTGACTTACATGCGTCGCGCCGCGTTCGGCCCTACTCCGGATTGGCCGCAATGGCCGGCATGCAACGGCAATCCTGCGTTCGGCAGGAATGTGGCCGGCACTGCGCAGGGTAATATGCCGGACTATCTGAAACTGGGCTACGTCGCCGAAGGCAGCGACGCCAGCGGCATCCATACCGGCTCGATCACCATCGAAGGCGCCAACCGCGATTTCGCCATCGGACGCTTCATCAACAACCTGAATCAAAGCAGCGTCAGCGACGACGACAAGAAGAACGCGACCACCCTGCTCTTGCGCGGGGAGAACTGGAAAAATATTTTCAACCCAACCACCAAGGTCATGGCGGTCAAAGACGTGGCCGGCAACTGGGCCTCGCCGTCGCAAGACGATGGCTATCATGAAGGTACGGCGGCGCAATACCTGTGGGCGATTCCGCACGACTTAAGCAAGATCGTCACCGCCTTGGGTGGCAACGCTGCAGCCGTGCAGCGGCTGGATACGCTATTTTCGATCAGCGCCAAACCAAGCGCGCCATCGGGATTGACCATCGATTCCAGCAGGCTGAACGGTGGTGAAAATTCCAATGACTTCTACATGGGTAACGAGCCTGGATTCGCATCGCCATGGGCCTATAACTGGAGCGGTACGCCTTCACGCGCACAGTTCGTTCTGCCGCAAATCATGGCCGCCACTTTCTCCAACAAACCCGAGGGCCTGCCTGGCAATGACGACGTCGGCGCCACGTCTGGCTGGTATGTATGGGCCGCGTTGGGACTGTATCCGATGATCCCTGGCGTGCCGGGACTAACCATGGCGACGCCGCAGTTCTCGAGCGTCACGCTCCAGCTGGCAGACAGAAAACGGCTAGTGATCAAGCGCGACCACAACGCTGCGTTTGTCAAAGCCCTGAAGGTCAACGGCAAGGACTGGGCCAGCACCTGGCTGCCTTTGAGCACAGTACAGGCCGGCGGCACGCTGGATTTCAGCGTCGCCGACAAGCCGACCTCGTGGGGACAGACAAGCACGCCGCCGTCGGGCGCAAATGGGAATTTCTCCCAGACTCCCTGA
- a CDS encoding carbohydrate kinase family protein has product MNFIPQTRLPQFVSAGDILTDLIRVDDLHWTAQAGGAGWNVARVVATLGVPSAFAGAIGFDHFSDELWTQSERAGLDLRFLQRYSQPPLLAVVSETDPPDYFFIGSDSADLAFDPEHLPAGWMQQARWAHFGCISLVRQPLADKLIALAATLKASGVRISYDPNHRKLMDEHYLPTLEKMMALADIVKISDQDLQAFFPELDTATAIARLQQMQPGATILFTRGSAGACLLQDGVEIAVSLPPKVAVRDTVGAGDASIGGLLFSLMHHTHRSWAEHLGFAVAVAAASCRQQGAYAPTLDEVEQLLILNLSNVSTECFY; this is encoded by the coding sequence ATGAATTTCATTCCTCAAACCCGACTTCCGCAGTTTGTCTCCGCCGGCGACATTCTCACCGACCTGATCCGCGTTGACGACTTGCATTGGACAGCGCAAGCCGGCGGCGCAGGCTGGAATGTGGCGCGTGTGGTGGCGACGCTTGGCGTGCCAAGCGCCTTCGCCGGCGCCATCGGCTTCGATCATTTCAGTGACGAACTTTGGACACAAAGCGAACGCGCCGGGCTGGATCTGCGTTTCCTCCAGCGCTACTCGCAGCCTCCATTGCTAGCGGTAGTGTCGGAAACCGATCCGCCCGATTACTTTTTCATCGGCAGCGACAGCGCCGATCTCGCGTTCGATCCTGAACATTTGCCGGCAGGCTGGATGCAGCAAGCCCGATGGGCTCACTTCGGCTGTATCAGCCTGGTTCGCCAGCCGCTGGCAGACAAGCTGATCGCACTGGCAGCGACCTTGAAGGCCAGCGGCGTCCGCATCAGCTACGACCCCAATCATCGCAAGCTGATGGATGAACATTACCTGCCGACGCTGGAAAAAATGATGGCGCTGGCTGACATCGTAAAAATCTCCGACCAGGATCTGCAAGCCTTCTTTCCAGAACTAGATACCGCCACGGCAATCGCCCGGCTGCAACAAATGCAGCCGGGCGCCACCATCCTGTTCACCCGCGGCAGCGCCGGCGCCTGCCTGTTGCAGGATGGGGTTGAAATCGCCGTCAGCCTGCCGCCGAAAGTAGCGGTACGCGATACCGTCGGCGCAGGCGATGCTTCGATCGGTGGTTTGCTATTCAGTCTTATGCACCATACGCACCGCAGCTGGGCCGAACATCTAGGCTTTGCCGTCGCAGTGGCGGCTGCGTCCTGTCGTCAGCAAGGCGCTTACGCGCCGACGCTGGACGAAGTGGAACAGCTGCTGATTCTCAACCTGTCGAACGTATCGACCGAATGCTTCTACTAA
- the trpD gene encoding anthranilate phosphoribosyltransferase — protein sequence MPITDQEALLRCIEHREIFHDEMLSLFRRIMKGEMSPLMIAALTMGLRVKKETIGEIAAAAQVMREFATPVPCRDTSNLVDIVGTGGDGAQTFNISTASMFVAAAAGARVAKHGGRSVSSSSGSADVLESFGANINLTPAQVAQSIEQTGIGFMFAPNHHAAMKHAAPVRKELGVRTIFNILGPLTNPAGAPNILMGVFHADLVGIQVRVLQRLGAQHAIVVWGRDNMDEVSLGAGTMVGELVNGEIREYEIHPEDFGLQMTASRNLKVANSAESKQKVLEALEDQPGAARDIVAINAGTALYAAGVASSIADGLDKARAVIASGAAKAKLDQFVQATQTIAAAG from the coding sequence ATGCCAATCACCGACCAAGAAGCGCTGTTGCGTTGCATCGAGCACCGCGAAATTTTTCACGACGAAATGCTGTCGCTGTTCCGTCGCATCATGAAGGGCGAGATGTCGCCGCTCATGATTGCAGCGCTGACCATGGGCTTGCGCGTCAAAAAAGAAACCATTGGCGAAATCGCCGCTGCTGCGCAAGTAATGCGTGAGTTCGCCACTCCGGTGCCCTGCCGCGATACAAGCAACCTGGTGGATATCGTCGGCACCGGCGGCGACGGTGCGCAGACTTTCAACATTTCTACTGCCTCGATGTTCGTTGCCGCCGCCGCTGGAGCGCGCGTGGCCAAGCACGGCGGACGCAGCGTCTCGTCATCGTCCGGCAGCGCTGACGTATTGGAATCGTTCGGCGCCAATATCAACCTGACGCCCGCGCAAGTAGCGCAATCGATAGAGCAGACCGGCATCGGTTTCATGTTCGCGCCGAATCACCACGCGGCGATGAAGCATGCGGCGCCGGTGCGCAAAGAACTGGGCGTGCGTACGATCTTTAATATCCTGGGGCCGCTGACCAACCCGGCCGGCGCGCCGAACATTCTGATGGGTGTATTCCATGCCGACCTGGTCGGGATCCAGGTGCGCGTGCTGCAGCGCCTGGGAGCGCAACATGCCATTGTGGTCTGGGGCCGCGATAACATGGATGAAGTTTCGCTCGGCGCCGGCACCATGGTAGGCGAGCTGGTCAACGGCGAAATCCGCGAATATGAAATTCATCCTGAAGATTTCGGCCTGCAAATGACCGCTAGCCGCAACTTGAAAGTAGCCAATTCTGCCGAATCGAAACAGAAAGTGCTGGAGGCGCTGGAAGACCAGCCTGGCGCAGCGCGTGATATCGTCGCGATTAATGCCGGCACCGCCTTGTATGCGGCAGGCGTCGCCAGCTCGATAGCGGACGGCCTCGACAAAGCGCGCGCCGTGATTGCTTCAGGTGCTGCCAAAGCCAAACTCGATCAGTTCGTACAGGCGACGCAAACCATTGCCGCGGCCGGGTGA
- a CDS encoding MetQ/NlpA family ABC transporter substrate-binding protein, with amino-acid sequence MRRFIFKTLPILLLAVGISMAHAQDKIKIKVGVSVGNAEQTFEVVKKVAARDGLEIQLITFSDYLQPNEALAAGDLDANAFQHKPFLDSQIKARGYKIVPVALTITAPLGIYSKKYKNVDQLPVGASIGIQNDPSNGNRALLLLQKSGLIKLRAGVGENGVNATPLDVIANPKKLKLVELDAAQLPRSLDDLAAASVNNDYAVKAGLSLRRDAIVVEEAKGPYANLIVTRAEDKDKPWVKKLIKAYQSEEVRKFIETEFKGSLIPAF; translated from the coding sequence ATGCGTCGTTTCATCTTCAAGACATTACCGATTTTATTGCTGGCTGTCGGCATCAGCATGGCCCATGCGCAGGACAAGATAAAGATCAAGGTCGGTGTTTCCGTAGGTAATGCCGAGCAGACTTTTGAAGTGGTCAAGAAAGTGGCGGCGCGCGATGGACTGGAAATCCAGCTGATCACTTTTAGCGATTACTTGCAGCCGAATGAAGCGCTGGCGGCTGGCGATCTCGACGCCAACGCTTTCCAGCACAAGCCTTTCTTGGATAGCCAGATCAAGGCGCGCGGCTACAAGATCGTCCCGGTCGCCCTGACTATCACGGCGCCGCTGGGGATCTATTCGAAGAAATATAAAAATGTCGATCAATTGCCGGTGGGCGCCAGCATCGGCATTCAGAACGATCCGTCCAACGGCAATCGCGCATTGCTGTTACTGCAGAAATCGGGCTTGATCAAATTGAGGGCTGGCGTCGGCGAAAACGGCGTTAATGCAACACCGCTTGACGTCATCGCGAACCCGAAAAAGCTTAAGCTGGTAGAGCTGGATGCGGCACAGCTGCCGCGCTCACTGGACGACCTTGCTGCTGCATCGGTCAATAACGATTACGCGGTGAAAGCCGGATTGTCGTTGCGGCGCGATGCGATTGTGGTGGAGGAAGCCAAGGGGCCGTATGCCAACCTGATCGTTACGCGGGCGGAAGACAAGGACAAGCCATGGGTGAAGAAACTGATCAAGGCATATCAGTCGGAGGAGGTGCGTAAATTCATTGAGACTGAATTCAAGGGTTCCTTGATTCCGGCGTTTTAA
- a CDS encoding LacI family DNA-binding transcriptional regulator produces the protein MRATIRDIALAANVSIGTVSRALKKQSGLTEQTRIHVQKIATQLGYNESNLRQGKIRRLTFLLHRQHNNFVASPFFSHVLHGVETACRERSIVPTVLSIGPADNVMDQIRLHEPDALAVAGFMEPEVLEWLTETGKPVVLIDLWAPGFRSVNIDNLGGALAATRHLMDLGRQRLAFISGPLSHYSIAQRALGYRQALFEAGRLFDPRLEITLQPGQELHLQAAAAMQTLLQTGQPPDAIFCYNDATALAVMSVCQARGLRIPEDIAIVGFDNIDSSTSATPPLTTLAVDKEMLGRMGIKLLLEDAPSNTEMMLPVELIQRASTLGN, from the coding sequence ATGAGAGCAACGATTCGCGATATCGCCCTGGCCGCCAACGTGTCGATTGGCACCGTATCGCGGGCTTTGAAGAAGCAATCAGGTCTGACCGAGCAAACCCGCATCCACGTACAAAAAATTGCGACCCAGTTGGGCTACAACGAATCCAACCTGCGCCAGGGAAAGATCCGCCGCCTGACTTTCCTGCTGCATCGCCAGCATAATAATTTTGTCGCCAGCCCGTTTTTCTCGCATGTGCTGCACGGCGTGGAAACCGCCTGCCGCGAGCGCAGCATCGTGCCGACTGTGCTGTCGATCGGCCCTGCCGACAACGTGATGGACCAGATTCGTCTGCACGAACCCGACGCACTGGCGGTCGCCGGCTTCATGGAGCCAGAAGTGCTGGAGTGGCTGACCGAGACTGGCAAGCCTGTAGTACTGATCGATTTGTGGGCGCCCGGCTTTCGTTCAGTCAACATCGACAACCTCGGCGGCGCGCTAGCCGCGACCCGCCACCTGATGGATCTCGGCCGCCAGCGGCTGGCCTTTATTTCCGGCCCGCTATCCCATTACAGTATTGCGCAACGCGCACTCGGCTATCGCCAGGCATTGTTCGAAGCCGGCCGCCTGTTCGATCCGCGGTTGGAAATCACTTTGCAGCCGGGTCAGGAATTGCATCTGCAGGCCGCCGCCGCGATGCAAACCTTGCTGCAAACAGGCCAGCCGCCAGATGCGATATTTTGCTACAACGACGCCACGGCGCTCGCCGTCATGAGCGTATGCCAGGCGCGTGGCTTGCGGATTCCGGAAGATATCGCGATTGTGGGATTCGACAATATCGATAGCTCCACCAGCGCCACCCCACCGCTCACTACACTCGCTGTAGATAAGGAAATGCTGGGCCGAATGGGCATCAAATTATTGCTGGAAGATGCTCCCTCAAACACTGAAATGATGTTGCCTGTGGAACTGATCCAGCGCGCCAGCACACTTGGCAACTGA
- the trpC gene encoding indole-3-glycerol phosphate synthase TrpC, which yields MPDILNKILAVKADEVAAAKKQQDFASLRREVESDADAHVGLRGYEAALRGKIAAGHAGVIAEVKKASPSKGVIRADFRPAEIAVDYAAHGAACLSVLTDINFFQGTPEYLQQARAACTLPALRKDFMIDPYQVYQARSWGADAVLLIVAALDHGLMAEMEAVAHELGMSVLVEVHNMEELNAALKLKTNLLGINNRNLRTFETSLQTTLDLLPHITPDKLVVTESGIHTRDDVKRMRDANVHAFLVGEAFMRAEHPGTELGRLFND from the coding sequence ATGCCTGATATCTTGAACAAAATCCTGGCCGTCAAAGCGGACGAAGTCGCAGCGGCAAAAAAGCAGCAAGACTTCGCCAGCCTGCGGCGTGAAGTGGAATCTGACGCTGATGCGCACGTCGGTTTGCGCGGGTATGAAGCAGCCTTGCGCGGGAAAATCGCCGCAGGCCATGCCGGCGTAATCGCCGAAGTCAAGAAAGCATCGCCATCCAAGGGCGTGATTCGCGCCGACTTCCGGCCCGCCGAGATTGCTGTCGACTATGCAGCGCATGGCGCCGCCTGTCTGTCAGTGCTTACTGACATCAATTTCTTCCAAGGTACGCCAGAATATCTGCAGCAAGCGCGCGCCGCATGCACCCTACCGGCACTGCGCAAGGATTTCATGATCGATCCCTATCAGGTGTACCAGGCGCGCTCATGGGGAGCCGACGCTGTCTTGCTGATCGTCGCCGCGCTGGATCACGGCCTGATGGCGGAAATGGAAGCCGTCGCCCATGAACTAGGGATGAGCGTACTGGTGGAAGTACACAATATGGAAGAACTGAATGCGGCGTTGAAGCTGAAGACCAATCTGCTCGGCATCAACAACCGCAATCTCCGTACTTTCGAAACGTCCTTGCAAACCACGTTGGACCTGCTGCCGCACATCACACCGGACAAGCTGGTCGTTACCGAATCCGGCATTCACACCCGAGATGACGTCAAACGCATGCGCGATGCCAATGTCCATGCCTTCCTGGTGGGTGAAGCCTTCATGCGCGCGGAACACCCAGGTACAGAACTCGGTCGCCTGTTTAACGACTAA
- a CDS encoding alpha/beta hydrolase family protein produces MYKVVTATCFSLSIIGGGATAADSPKHYSVRDFFRNPEQASFQLSPNGKYISFMQPWEGRMNIFIRTVGSDAAPLRITSEKERDISGYFWKGDDHILFAKDFGGDENFHVVSVGRDGKDLKDLTPYPKVRAQIVDDLKDDKDEILVSHNKRNAEVFDVYRVNVKTGAEKLVAENPGTIQSWITDHDGKVRAATTSDGVNTSLLYRATESGPFKTILTTSFKDAVSPLFFTFDNKKLYVASNLGRDKQAIVIFNPETAKEEQVLYENPEVDVDGLSYSRKRKVLTEISYTTWKTEHKFLDAETEALYKTLREKLPGYEIVTQSNTKDESKWIVAAYNDRTQGSRYLFDSKTGSLTKLADINPAIAEQDMAEMKPVQYKARDGLLINGYLTLPLGKDPKNLPVIINPHGGPWARDVWGYNPEVQLLANRGYAVLQVNFRGSTGYGRKFWEASFKQWGKTMQDDITDGVQWLVTQGIADPKRVAIYGGSYGGYATLAGVTFTPDLYAAAVDYVGVSNLFTFMNTIPPYWKPFLDQMHEMVGDPEKDKALLSSASPALHTDRIKTPLFVAQGANDPRVNKAESDQIVESLRKRGVPVEYMVKDNEGHGFHNEENRFDFYTAMEGFLGKHLAPQ; encoded by the coding sequence ATTTATAAAGTGGTTACCGCCACATGCTTCAGTTTGTCCATCATCGGCGGAGGTGCAACGGCAGCTGACTCGCCTAAACACTATTCGGTCCGCGATTTCTTCAGGAATCCCGAGCAAGCCAGTTTCCAGCTTTCGCCCAACGGCAAGTACATCAGTTTCATGCAGCCGTGGGAAGGCCGCATGAATATCTTCATCCGGACTGTCGGCTCGGATGCCGCGCCGCTGCGCATTACTTCGGAAAAGGAGCGCGATATCAGCGGTTATTTCTGGAAGGGCGATGATCACATCCTGTTTGCCAAGGACTTCGGCGGCGACGAGAATTTTCACGTGGTGTCGGTCGGGCGCGACGGCAAGGACCTCAAGGACCTGACACCCTACCCCAAGGTACGGGCACAGATCGTCGACGACTTGAAGGACGACAAGGATGAAATCCTGGTCAGCCACAACAAGCGCAATGCGGAAGTATTCGACGTTTATCGTGTCAACGTCAAGACCGGCGCCGAAAAGCTGGTGGCAGAAAATCCCGGCACGATCCAGTCATGGATTACCGATCACGATGGCAAGGTGCGGGCGGCGACCACTTCGGATGGCGTCAATACCAGTTTGCTGTATCGCGCTACTGAGAGTGGCCCATTCAAGACCATCCTGACCACCTCGTTCAAGGATGCGGTCAGTCCGCTGTTTTTCACCTTCGACAACAAGAAACTGTATGTCGCGTCGAACCTCGGCCGCGACAAGCAGGCAATCGTGATTTTCAATCCGGAAACCGCCAAGGAAGAACAGGTGCTGTATGAAAATCCCGAAGTCGACGTCGACGGTCTTTCCTATTCGAGAAAGCGCAAAGTCCTGACGGAAATCAGCTACACCACCTGGAAAACAGAGCACAAATTCCTCGACGCTGAAACAGAAGCCCTATACAAAACCTTACGGGAAAAACTGCCTGGCTATGAAATCGTCACACAGTCGAACACCAAGGATGAATCGAAGTGGATCGTGGCTGCCTACAATGACCGTACTCAAGGCAGCCGCTATCTGTTCGACAGCAAAACCGGCAGCCTGACCAAGCTTGCCGACATCAATCCCGCCATCGCCGAACAGGATATGGCAGAGATGAAACCGGTGCAGTACAAGGCGCGCGACGGCTTGCTCATCAATGGCTACCTGACCCTGCCGCTGGGCAAAGATCCGAAGAACCTGCCGGTCATCATCAACCCGCACGGCGGCCCGTGGGCGCGCGACGTCTGGGGCTACAATCCGGAAGTGCAATTGCTTGCCAACCGCGGCTATGCGGTGTTGCAGGTAAATTTCCGCGGCTCGACCGGCTATGGCCGCAAATTCTGGGAAGCGTCGTTCAAGCAATGGGGCAAGACCATGCAGGATGACATCACGGACGGCGTGCAATGGCTGGTCACGCAAGGCATTGCCGATCCTAAACGGGTGGCGATCTACGGCGGCTCCTACGGCGGCTATGCAACGCTGGCCGGCGTCACCTTCACACCGGATCTGTATGCGGCTGCGGTCGATTATGTCGGCGTCTCCAATCTGTTCACCTTCATGAACACGATTCCCCCTTACTGGAAACCTTTCCTCGACCAGATGCATGAAATGGTCGGCGATCCGGAGAAGGACAAGGCTTTGCTGAGCTCCGCATCGCCGGCCTTGCATACCGACCGCATCAAGACACCGCTGTTCGTTGCACAAGGTGCCAACGATCCGCGCGTCAACAAGGCGGAATCTGACCAGATCGTGGAAAGCCTGCGCAAGCGCGGCGTGCCGGTGGAGTATATGGTGAAGGACAATGAAGGCCACGGCTTCCACAATGAAGAAAACCGTTTCGACTTTTATACAGCGATGGAAGGCTTTTTAGGCAAGCATCTGGCGCCGCAATAA